The DNA sequence GACCGCCTCGACCGTGTACCCCTCCCGCTCCAGGGCGCGGGTGAGGGTCCAGCGGACGCTCTCCTCGTCATCCGCGACGATCACCCGCCCCTTGCTCCCCGCCTCCGGCCCTCCGCTCACGGCCGCCCCCGCGCCCTCACGCGTGCTCCCCGGCCAACGGGAGGAGAACCGCGAAGCAGGTCCCCTCCGCCGCCCCGCCGTGCAGCTCGATCACCCCTCGGTGCTCCTGGACGATGCGCTGGCAGATGGCCAGCCCCAGGCCCGTTCCCTTCTCCTTGGTGGTGAAGAACGGCTCGAACAGGTGGGTGGAGGCCTCCGGGCTCAGGCCGGGCCCCTGATCCACCACCTCCGCCACGGCGACCGAGACGCCCCGGCACCGGGGGGACTTGCGCTCGTAGCTCGTGCGGAGGATCAGCTCCCCGCCCGCCGGCATCGCCTCGGCCCCGTTCCGGATGAGGTTCAGGAAGACTTGGTGGAGCTGGGCCGCGTCCCCCTGCACGGGCGGGATCTGGGGGTCGTACAGCCGCCGGACGCGGACTCCCCGCTCCGTGAGCCCCCCCTCCTCCAGGGCCAGCACTTCCTCGAGGACCTGGTTCAGGTTGCAGGGGAGCAGGCGGACCGGACGGGGCCGGGCGAACCCCAGGATCCCCTCCACCAGGGCATTCAGGCGGTCCACCTCCCGGAGGATGATCCGGCTGTGCTCCCGGAAGGTCAGCGGCAGGGCCGGATCGCTCGCGAGGAGCTGCGCGGTGGCCCGGACACCCATCAAGGGGTTGCGGATCTCGTGGGAGAGGCCGGCGGCCAGCGCGCCCAGGGCGGCCATCCGGTCAGCCTGGCGCAGCTGCTCCTCGAGGTCCCGGATCCGGGTGAGGTCCCGCAGAGTCAGGACGCAGCCGCGGGGCTTTCCGCCGGCGTCGGCCAGAAGCGAGGCCACCGCGCTCACCCAGACCTGTTCCCCGTCGGGTCGCATCAGGGGGGCCCCATGCTCCGCGTGGGCCCGGCCCGTCTCGAGCGCCCGGGCCGCCAGGGCGGGGAGGAGCGACCCGGCCCCCTGGACGGCCGGGAGCGCCCGGCCCACGGCGGAGGTTGCGGAGCGGCCGAGCAACTCCTCGGCCGCAGGGTTCACGGCCAAGACCAGCAGATCCGCGTCCACGACCACCACCCCGTCCTGGAGGCTGGCCAGGAGGTCCTCATAGTAGGCCCGGAGCGCCGAAAGTTCTCGGGCGAGGGCGTCCCGCTCCCGGCGCAGCCCGGCCTCCCCCTGCGCTTCACCCCGCGACTGGTCCATCGCGTCCCGAACCTTTCGAGAGGAGCCAATGATCGCCGAGGGCTTCAGGCACTCCCCAGCGCCTCCATGAACCGCGTCTTGATGAAGACGCAGTCCGCGGGGGGCCGCCCCTCCGAGTTCCCCGGCTCGACCCGGGCCACGA is a window from the Candidatus Methylomirabilis sp. genome containing:
- a CDS encoding ATP-binding protein, which translates into the protein MDQSRGEAQGEAGLRRERDALARELSALRAYYEDLLASLQDGVVVVDADLLVLAVNPAAEELLGRSATSAVGRALPAVQGAGSLLPALAARALETGRAHAEHGAPLMRPDGEQVWVSAVASLLADAGGKPRGCVLTLRDLTRIRDLEEQLRQADRMAALGALAAGLSHEIRNPLMGVRATAQLLASDPALPLTFREHSRIILREVDRLNALVEGILGFARPRPVRLLPCNLNQVLEEVLALEEGGLTERGVRVRRLYDPQIPPVQGDAAQLHQVFLNLIRNGAEAMPAGGELILRTSYERKSPRCRGVSVAVAEVVDQGPGLSPEASTHLFEPFFTTKEKGTGLGLAICQRIVQEHRGVIELHGGAAEGTCFAVLLPLAGEHA